From the Streptomyces sp. NBC_00390 genome, the window GTCGCACATTGTCAATACCCCGGTTCCCTCCGGAATGGATGCTCTGGCAAGCAGCAACCAAGGAGCGCGAGAAGCCATGAGTGACACCCATTTCGACGCCCTGATCGTCGGCGCTGGGCTCTCGGGCATCGGCACCGCCTGCCAGATCACCGGTGAGTTCCCCGCTGAGGGTCGCCGGCCTGTCACCGCCCTGTACGAGGCGACTGGTGAGCAGCGCACCCACACCTGCGGCTTCCTCATCAACTGCACCGGCTACTACAACTACAACCCCGGGTTACCTCCCCGAGTTCTGGGCGTGGACCGCTTCGGCGGTCAGTGCGTCCACCCGCAGCACTGGCCCGAGGACCTCGACTAGACGGCAAGAAGGTCGTGGTCATCGACAGCGGCGCCACCGCGGTCACCGTGGTGCCTTCGATGGCAGGCCGAGCCGAGCACGTGGCGACCGGTTCCTGCCCACGTCGTGGGTGTTCTGGCTCGCCCGCCGGCGCAACATCGGGATCCAGCCTGGGCTCTACCTGGCCTGCAAGCGGTGGCCGAAGTACCCGACCCTCGCTGGGCCGCCCAACAACGTACGGAGCTGCCATGACTTACCCGCACGCCCACCCGCACGCCTCCCGCCTTCATCATCGTCCGCAGCCTCACCGCCCGGGTGTGTCCTTCGCCCTGGTCAACGGATCGGCCTTCGCCGTGCACGTGCTGCTCGCCTGCTCCGCAGCCGGGTTGATGGCCACCCGTGTCTGGGGAGAGATCAGCTTCGGCGTGCTGGCCCTGCTCTTCCAGGGCTTCCTGCTGGTGTGGACGGCGGCGCGGTTCGACCGCCGCGCGGACGGACGCCCGGCTCCTCAGGAGGACGGGGAGGAGAACAGATGAGTCAGCGGATCCTGCTCGCCGCGCCCGGCGCCCTGGACAGCGACACGCAGGCCTTCGTCCTGGTGGCCTTTCTGACGCTCATCGTCCCCATCCTGTTCATCTGCGTCCTGAGCGGCCCCGGGAGGGACCGGGTCAACGACTTCTACGCAGCGGGCCGCAGGCTCAAGCCCCTGCGCGGGGCCCTCGTCCTGTCCGGCGTCTGCCTGCCCACGGGCGCGGTGCTCGGCAACACGGGAATTGTCGCGGTCTTCGGCTACGACGGTCTGTTCATGGCCTTGTGCACCGTGCTGTCACTCGGCGTGCTCCTCCTGCTGGCGCGCCCCCTGCGCGAGCACGCCGGTTACACCCTGGGCGACACGTTCGCCTTACGGGCTCCAGGGCCGGGGGCGAGGATCGCGACCGCCGTCGTGACCTTGAGCGTGTGCGTCCCCTTTCTGGTCGTGCAACTCTCCGGCGCGGGCGTGACCACCACGGCGCTGCTGGGAATGACCGGGTCCGGCGCCGAGAAGACAGCCATCGTCATGATCGGCGCACTGGTCGTCTGCGCCACGGTGTTCGGCGGCATGCGCGGCATGATCGTGATCCAGGTGATCAAAATGGTGGTGCTGCTCGGCGCGGCCCTGGCGGTGGCAGCGGTGCTGCTCCATCGTTTCCACTGGAGCGCCGATGCCCTGATCGACGCCGCCGCACAGGGCAGCGGCCGGCCCGCCGGCTATATGAGTCCCGGCCTCTACGCCGACAGCAGCGAATGGGAGGGCACGCTCGACTTCATCGGCGTGGTGATCACCATCGTGCTGGGAGTGGCGTGCCTGCCACCCGTCGCCATGCAATTGAGCACCGCACCCGACGTCGCCACCGCGCGCCGTACGGTGCGCCACACCATCACCATCGTCGGCGCGTTCTGCCTGACGACGGCTCTGATGGGCCTCGCGGGCGCCGCGTTGATCGGCGCACAGGCGATCGTGGCCGCCGATCCTGCCGGCAACAGCGCCCTGCTGCTGCTCACCGGCGAACTGGCGGGCGGCTCGTCCACCGACGCGAAGGGGGCACTCTTCGTCGTCCTGGTTTCCTCCGCGGTGTTCCTCACCACGCTGACCGCCGTGGCGAGCATCACCCTGGCCGCCGCGGGATCGATCGCCCACGACCTGTACACGAAGGTGCTGCGCCGTGGGCGCACGACCGAGGGCCGGGAGGTGGCCGCCGCCCGCATGGCGTCCGCCGGGGTCGGAATCCTGAGCATCGTGCTGGCGGTCTGGGTGCAGGGATGGAACATCCTGTTCCTGACGCAGACGGGCCTTGCGGTGGCGGCCTCCTGCCTGCTTCCGGCGGTGGTGTACTCCCTCTTCTGGAGCGGCTACACCCGGGCCGGGCTCCTCTGGACGCTGTACGGGGGCCTGGTCTGCAGCGTCGGACTGCAGATCATCAGCCCCGTCTTCTCCGGCACCCCCTTGGCGCTCTTCCCGGAGTGGCACATCGACTGGTTCCCGCTGCAGACGGTCGTCCTCGTGTCGATTCCCGCCGGCTTCCTGTTCGGCTGGCTGGGCAGCGTCGTGGGAAGGCAAGGAAGGAAGGGCAAGGAGGTCCGGGACAGCCGAGCAGCCAATGGGAGCCTCAGGACACATCTGGGCGCCGTGCCCACTGAGAGGCCCCGAACCGGATAGGGGGCAGCGCCAGTGTGTCCGGCAGGCTGAATGAGTGCAGATCCCGGAGGACCGCGCCCAGCTCGCCGTACGTCGCCTTCCGGTCGCACTCCTTGATCAGATGCCAGAACGTCACCGGGTGACCGCCGACGACCAAGAGTTGTTCCGGGTCGTCGACCACGCGAGTCACAGGGAAGCCCTCAGCCGAGAGCCAGCGTGATACCCGTACCTCACGCCGCGACGACTCCAGGTATTCCGTCGACCGCGCGATGCGCACCACCACCGGATGTGCCGCGAGACGGAACAGGGCGTTCTCGCCCAGGCGGATCAGAGAAGCGCCGTCACCGTCGAGGCCAGCCTGTCGGCACGATGCGGTCAGAACCTTCGCAGCGCCGGCCGACGTGCCCCCCGCGCGTACCTCGATCAGCACCAGACGGCAGGCCTGCACCCACTCCCTCCTGTTACCGCCAACCCGGTATCCGGACCCTCGAGGCAGCCAGCGCCGACAGCAGACGTCAGAGCGACGGTACCCAGAGATGTCGGAGACAGGCGGGACCGGGGCGTGACGATCTGCCGTCCCCGGAGAGAACGATCACTGAGCAGCCGGTCGACCTGCTGGTACGCGGTCGACGAAAAGGACTACTAGCACCAATGCCGTGTAGTTAGCGTTGAGCGTCCGACGTCAAGGGGTGCGGGTGGTCAGAATGTCGATGCTGATGGTGGCCTTGTAGCTGGTTCTGTCGACGGTGCCTCTGGCGTTGTACTTCGAGATGGCGCGTTTGACGACGCGTGGCCGGGTGCGGATGCGCCGGTCAGGCATGAGGCCGGCCAGGACCCGGCGGCCAATGGTGCCGACGAGATCGACGGCCGTGCCGTTGAAGACGCCCGCGGCCTGGACGAGCAGGTCGCGGGCGGTGTTCAGCGCGATGGAGAAACTGGCCCGGTCGGGGTCGGTGTCCGGGCGGATGCCGGTGGCATCCGCCATGGCCAGTCGCAGGACCTGGTAGGTGACCAGCAGAGCGAAGACTTCCTGGGCAACGCCGGCAGGAGTCCGGGCATGAAGGACCCGTCCGCCCAGAATGGTGGACTTGATCTCCAGGTAGGAGGTCTCGACCTCCCAGCGTTCGTGGTAAAGCCTGATCAGCTCGGCGGCGGGGTGCGCGTGGGGGTCGGTCAGGGTCGTGACGAGGCGGTAGGCGCAGGTGCGGCGCCCCTGGGAAGTGTTGAGGGTGATCTCGCAGTCGATGACCCGGACCGGAACGGCTCCGAGCCTGGACAGGTAGGAACCGTCGGGGAAACGTCCCAGGACCGGCAGCCTGCGGTGCTCCTTCACACGGACCAGGACATGCGCGCCCGTGCCGGTGATCGTCTCGACCAGTGCCTGGACGGCGAAGTTCCGGTCCAGCAGGACGATCATGCCCTCGCGCAGGCTGCGGACCAGGCTCGGGGCATAGAACGTCTCCCCGTTCGCGGTCGGCCCGAACACCGCGTCCAGAACGGTACGGGTGCCGCAGGACACCAGAACCAGCAGACGGAGCGAGGGATACCCCGCCCCGCCGTTGTTGCAGCGATGCCTGACGAACTCGCCCTGGTTCGCCGGACTGTCGGGCACCGCCACCAGCGTGCCGTCGACAGCGCAAACGAGAAGACCCCGCCACCGTGCCCCCACGGTGCGGACCCCGGCGGCCGGCCCGCGCAGCAGGTCGAACAAGCGGCGCAGCGGCACAGCCCCGACCCGCCTGCGGGCCTGAGCCATAGCACCGGCGCTCCGCCTATCAGTGGTCCGCGCCGTTGATCCGACGATGAGAGACGTGTTCCCGTGCCGTGCGCCAACGTGACCGTGTCTGCTCGACCACGCTGTCCCACTGCTGGCGGACCTCATGGTCGGAAGGGCGCCGGCCCTGACTGATCCGACTGAGCTCGTCTTGTACTTCTCGTCCGAGTGCAGCCGATGCGACGAGGACGAGCATGGCTGCGAAGAGGGCCGAGATCATCGCGAAGACGGCACCGACCACCCCGTAGCGGGAGACAGAGGCGTTGAAGAGACGCGGCAGGTAGAGGGTTGCGCCAACGGAATAGACCGCTGTCAGAACGGCTGCGGTGACGCCGAAGGGGATCAGGTAGGGCCAGGTGATCCGCTTCGCTGACAGGATCCAGCCGCTCCAGACAAGGAAAACGGCGGTAACCGATGCCTCACCGGCCGCGGTCACCAGACCTCGTCCGCTCCCGCCGACGACTGCGGAGAGCCACCCGATGACCACTGCGTAGCCACCAAGAGTGAGGATCCACCACAGGCCGTTTCGTGTGTTGCGCACGCTGAGGGGCTTGAGTTCCCATGTCTGTTCGAAGAGCCGCTGCGACGCTCGCGCGAAGCTCAGCACCGAGATCGTCAGGAGCACCACCCCGAAGATGCCCACGCTCACGTTTGTGCTCTCGACAGGGGAGAAGAGGGAGTTGACTGCCTCGGCGCCCGCTCCGGTGAGGCTGTAGCGCTGGATGATCCGCTCCGCGGAGTCGTAGCGGACGAAGTCGCTCAGGACGGCGCTGCAGAGGATTGTGAGCGGAACCAGCGCGGTGAGAGCGCTGGACGCCAGGGCCATCGAGCGGTCGAAACCAGCGATCTTCTGAAACCGGTTGATGACTCTCAACGCAAAGGCGGGACGCAGCCAGAACGTCAGCGTTCTGACGAGACGCTCGCGATTGATCCTCGCCGTCCTGCCCTCCGTGGAGATCGGAACCTTGTGTGGCGCCACGAGCTTAACGGACGGTCATGGAGTCGATGGCGGACGACACGGATGATTCACTCAAAGGGCTGTGAGCGAGGGGGCCTTGACCCCAGATCTTGAACACGTCTTTGCGGCTCGGGCCAGGGTAGTTGATGTTGTTTGGAAGGTGTTCTCGTAAGCGATCGGTGATCGCTGTCCGAGGCGGGAGTGCCGACGTCGGGCGTTGTATCTGGTCAGCCAGCGGAAGGCGTCAGGTCGGGCCGCGCGCTCGCTCGACCAGCCCTTTCGGCCTTTCAACGTCTCTCTTTTGAAACTGGCGTTGAACGATTCGGCGGCGGCGTTGTCCGCGCTGGACCCGACCGCGCTCATACTCTGCCGCACCCCTGCTGACCTGCAGACTTCGGTGAAGATTCGACTCGTATATTGAGAGCCGTGATCGGTGTGCATCACCGCCCCGGCCACGCTTCCGCGGGTCCGCTCGGCGGCCTGGAGGGCATCGATGACGAGCTCGGTGCGCATGTGATCGGCGATCGCCCACCCGGCCAGACGGCGTGAACACAGGTCGATCACGGTCGCGAGATGGAGCGGCTTCGCGCCGCTGACCGGCAAGTACGTGATGTCGCCGACGTACTTCGCGTTCACCGCGGTGGCGGTGAAGTCGCGGCCGATCAGGTCCGGCGCCTTCGCCGCGGCCGGGTCCGCGACGGTGGTGCGGTGCCGGCGCCGCAGGCGGACGCCTTCAAGGCCGATGCTCCGCATGATCCTCGCGACACGCTTGTGATTGACCACCAGGCCGCCGTCCTCGCGGAGCTCCGCGGTGATCCTCGGAGCACCGTAGGTGCCGTCGGAGTCCTGGTGAACCTTGCGTATCCGGGCCGCGAGTTCGGCCTCGGCGGCCTGCCGGGCCGTCCGTGCGACCGAGCTGCGGCGCCAGTAGTAGAAGCTCGAGCGGGCGATCCCCAGCAACGAGCACAACCGCGTGACGCCGAACCGGCGCTGGTGATCGTCAACGAACTGGCAGCGGTTCACCAGCGCGTCTCCCCTGCGAAATACCGGGCCGCCTTGCGGAGAATGTCCCGCTCCTCCTCCAGCTCACGGATCCTCTTGCGTGCGGCGGCCAGCTCCGCCTGAACCGCGTCACCTCCAGGTTGCGGCGCCGCCGCAGTTGCGGAGTGGGCACCGGAGCAGCGTCCATCGGCGGCCCGGATCCAGTAGCGCAGCGTCTCGGTGTTCACTCCGAGGTCGGCGGCGACCGACTTGATCGTCGCTCCTGGACGGGACCGGTACAACGCGACTGCGTCCGCCTTGAACTCGGCGGGGTAGTGCTTCATCCCCACAGGGACTCCGTTCTCCTGGACCATCAAGATCCAAGTCTCTCCGGTGTCCAGAATCCGGGGTCAGGGCCCCATGCAGCTCGCCCTTCCAGCCTTCAGCCTCCAGCCAGGTATTCCGACCAGGTAGGGCCCAGTTGGCCCACCCACCTCGGGGCCATTCGGCCCCAGCGCGCCACAGGCATGAGAGGGATCATGCAAGTAGGACAAGAGCTCTTGCGGGTGCGGGGCCTTCCACATTCGCACCCCGACCGCTGAAACAGCCGAAGCAGGTGAGTGGCGATGATGTTCTGGTACGACCACAACGTCAGCGGGTGGGGCT encodes:
- a CDS encoding phosphotransferase, with the translated sequence MQACRLVLIEVRAGGTSAGAAKVLTASCRQAGLDGDGASLIRLGENALFRLAAHPVVVRIARSTEYLESSRREVRVSRWLSAEGFPVTRVVDDPEQLLVVGGHPVTFWHLIKECDRKATYGELGAVLRDLHSFSLPDTLALPPIRFGASQWARRPDVS
- a CDS encoding IS4 family transposase, with translation MAQARRRVGAVPLRRLFDLLRGPAAGVRTVGARWRGLLVCAVDGTLVAVPDSPANQGEFVRHRCNNGGAGYPSLRLLVLVSCGTRTVLDAVFGPTANGETFYAPSLVRSLREGMIVLLDRNFAVQALVETITGTGAHVLVRVKEHRRLPVLGRFPDGSYLSRLGAVPVRVIDCEITLNTSQGRRTCAYRLVTTLTDPHAHPAAELIRLYHERWEVETSYLEIKSTILGGRVLHARTPAGVAQEVFALLVTYQVLRLAMADATGIRPDTDPDRASFSIALNTARDLLVQAAGVFNGTAVDLVGTIGRRVLAGLMPDRRIRTRPRVVKRAISKYNARGTVDRTSYKATISIDILTTRTP
- a CDS encoding IS3 family transposase (programmed frameshift); its protein translation is MGMKHYPAEFKADAVALYRSRPGATIKSVAADLGVNTETLRYWIRAADGRCSGAHSATAAAPQPGGDAVQAELAAARKRIRELEEERDILRKAARYFAGGDALVNRCQFVDDHQRRFGVTRLCSLLGIARSSFYYWRRSSVARTARQAAEAELAARIRKVHQDSDGTYGAPRITAELREDGGLVVNHKRVARIMRSIGLEGVRLRRRHRTTVADPAAAKAPDLIGRDFTATAVNAKYVGDITYLPVSGAKPLHLATVIDLCSRRLAGWAIADHMRTELVIDALQAAERTRGSVAGAVMHTDHGSQYTSRIFTEVCRSAGVRQSMSAVGSSADNAAAESFNASFKRETLKGRKGWSSERAARPDAFRWLTRYNARRRHSRLGQRSPIAYENTFQTTSTTLARAAKTCSRSGVKAPSLTAL
- a CDS encoding sodium/solute symporter — encoded protein: MSQRILLAAPGALDSDTQAFVLVAFLTLIVPILFICVLSGPGRDRVNDFYAAGRRLKPLRGALVLSGVCLPTGAVLGNTGIVAVFGYDGLFMALCTVLSLGVLLLLARPLREHAGYTLGDTFALRAPGPGARIATAVVTLSVCVPFLVVQLSGAGVTTTALLGMTGSGAEKTAIVMIGALVVCATVFGGMRGMIVIQVIKMVVLLGAALAVAAVLLHRFHWSADALIDAAAQGSGRPAGYMSPGLYADSSEWEGTLDFIGVVITIVLGVACLPPVAMQLSTAPDVATARRTVRHTITIVGAFCLTTALMGLAGAALIGAQAIVAADPAGNSALLLLTGELAGGSSTDAKGALFVVLVSSAVFLTTLTAVASITLAAAGSIAHDLYTKVLRRGRTTEGREVAAARMASAGVGILSIVLAVWVQGWNILFLTQTGLAVAASCLLPAVVYSLFWSGYTRAGLLWTLYGGLVCSVGLQIISPVFSGTPLALFPEWHIDWFPLQTVVLVSIPAGFLFGWLGSVVGRQGRKGKEVRDSRAANGSLRTHLGAVPTERPRTG